The Paenibacillus sophorae genome has a segment encoding these proteins:
- the guaA gene encoding glutamine-hydrolyzing GMP synthase encodes MNKPNEIIVVLDFGGQYNQLIARRIRDLGVYSELLPYNTPIDRIKELSPKGIVFSGGPMSVYAEDAPHVDPAIYDLGLPIFGICYGMQLMAHQLSGKVERASKREYGKADLNFEAGATLVKGLEGSQTVWMSHGDHVSLLPEGFKLDAGTESAPIAAMSHEERKLYAVQFHPEVRHSIHGNEMISNFLYEVCGCEGNWTMESFIEDAINDIRGRVGDKKVLCALSGGVDSSVVAMLIHRAIGDQLTCMFIDHGLLRKGEAESVMETFVGKFDIHVVKIDARDRFLGKLAGVDDPEQKRKIIGNEFIYCFDEESAKLGDFDFLAQGTLYTDIVESGTATAQTIKSHHNVGGLPEDMKFSLIEPLNTLFKDEVRKVGEELGLPHAIVWRQPFPGPGLAIRVLGEVTEDKLTIVRDSDYILREEIAKAGLESEIWQYFTALPNMKSVGVMGDARTYSYTVGIRAVTSIDGMTADWARIPWDVLEKISVRIVNEVDNVNRIVYDITSKPPATIEWE; translated from the coding sequence ATGAACAAGCCAAATGAAATTATCGTTGTTCTCGATTTCGGTGGACAATATAACCAATTAATCGCGCGCAGAATTCGGGATTTAGGGGTATACAGCGAGCTTCTGCCGTACAATACGCCGATCGACCGGATCAAGGAGCTTTCGCCTAAGGGCATCGTTTTCTCCGGCGGTCCGATGAGCGTTTACGCCGAGGATGCTCCGCATGTCGATCCGGCGATTTATGATCTTGGACTGCCGATTTTCGGCATCTGTTACGGCATGCAGCTGATGGCTCATCAGCTCAGCGGCAAGGTCGAACGCGCCTCGAAGCGGGAATACGGCAAGGCGGATCTGAATTTTGAAGCCGGCGCCACGCTGGTCAAAGGCCTGGAGGGCAGCCAGACCGTATGGATGAGCCACGGCGACCATGTATCTCTGCTTCCGGAAGGCTTCAAACTCGATGCTGGTACCGAAAGCGCGCCGATTGCGGCGATGAGCCACGAAGAGCGGAAGCTGTATGCGGTGCAGTTCCATCCCGAAGTGCGCCACTCCATACACGGCAACGAGATGATCTCCAATTTCTTGTATGAAGTCTGCGGCTGTGAAGGCAATTGGACGATGGAATCCTTTATCGAGGACGCTATAAATGATATCCGCGGCAGGGTCGGTGACAAGAAGGTGCTGTGCGCCCTGAGCGGCGGCGTCGATTCTTCCGTTGTCGCCATGCTGATTCACCGCGCCATTGGCGACCAACTGACCTGTATGTTCATCGACCACGGTCTGCTGCGCAAAGGTGAAGCCGAGAGTGTCATGGAGACGTTCGTCGGCAAATTCGATATTCACGTCGTCAAAATCGACGCCCGTGACCGTTTCCTCGGCAAACTGGCCGGTGTAGACGATCCCGAGCAGAAGCGCAAGATTATCGGCAACGAATTTATCTACTGCTTCGATGAGGAATCGGCCAAGCTCGGCGATTTCGATTTCCTTGCACAGGGAACGCTGTACACGGATATCGTGGAGAGTGGAACCGCAACGGCGCAGACGATCAAATCGCATCATAACGTCGGCGGACTGCCGGAGGATATGAAGTTCAGCCTGATCGAGCCGTTGAACACGCTGTTCAAGGACGAGGTGCGGAAGGTTGGCGAGGAGCTTGGCCTGCCGCATGCCATCGTATGGCGCCAGCCGTTCCCGGGACCGGGCCTTGCCATCCGCGTGCTGGGCGAAGTGACAGAGGACAAGCTGACGATCGTCCGCGATTCGGATTACATCCTCCGAGAGGAAATCGCCAAGGCGGGTCTTGAAAGTGAAATCTGGCAGTACTTCACCGCGCTGCCGAACATGAAGAGTGTGGGAGTCATGGGTGACGCCCGGACGTACTCCTACACAGTAGGTATTCGCGCCGTTACGTCCATCGACGGTATGACTGCTGACTGGGCGCGTATCCCTTGGGATGTGCTGGAGAAAATCTCCGTCCGTATCGTTAACGAAGTAGACAACGTTAACCGGATCGTGTATGACATTACTTCCAAACCGCCTGCAACGATTGAGTGGGAGTAA